Proteins encoded by one window of Oxobacter pfennigii:
- a CDS encoding HelD family protein: MFNPKETDERKYLDKVLEKLAAALEKIEQKITDYSGEILEIKRYMYENLSQLDSAEKAANRIAVNENINSGERAVTERTKLQKLIQSPYFGRIDFADGNDLKEQSFYIGVHGFSDSHAADNIIFDWRSPVSSMFYDFETGPAFYEAPIGKIEGTLVLKRQYRIRQSEMEYMIESSLNIGDEILQKELSQNSDDKMKNIVATIQREQNAIIRNEAAKVLIIQGAAGSGKTSIALHRVAFLLYRYKETLTSNNILIISPNKVFGSYISNVLPELGEENILEMSFEDITASMIGKKYKYQTFFQQVESLLDDESPEAIARIKFKSTNNFVEQLQSYLEYAGDKYFEPVNLDFGVLSVSKEDLLLRYYAYKRLPIKKRLEKIADDLIAKCRRDAKLARQIKGSILKLFKFSDAVLLYKNFYRHIKREDLFQFISKNTFEFCDVFPFVYTKMYFDGTGQDYKEIQHLLVDEMQDYTPVQYAVLAKLFSCKMTILGDSNQSVNPYSSSAVEKIQPYFAGCDFMELHKSYRSTIEITDFAQKIQENKKLIPIERHGDKPSITVCNTENEQFNKIQNVINQFKQSGYTSLGIICKSQKQADQLYKKAGAVYDDISLLDFNSNEFKEGIIISSVHMSKGLEFDQVIIPDASDDCYKTQLDRSLLYIACTRAMHKLDLTCYGKKTKFI; encoded by the coding sequence ATGTTTAACCCAAAGGAAACTGACGAAAGAAAATATCTTGATAAGGTATTGGAAAAGCTTGCAGCTGCACTTGAAAAGATAGAGCAAAAAATAACTGATTATTCCGGAGAAATATTAGAAATCAAGCGGTATATGTACGAAAATTTATCGCAGCTAGACTCTGCAGAAAAAGCAGCCAATAGGATAGCTGTTAATGAAAATATTAACTCCGGTGAACGGGCTGTTACTGAGCGGACAAAGCTTCAAAAGCTAATCCAGTCACCCTATTTTGGGAGAATTGATTTTGCCGATGGAAATGACCTAAAAGAGCAATCATTTTATATTGGCGTCCACGGTTTTTCCGATTCACATGCTGCCGACAATATTATCTTTGATTGGCGCTCACCTGTATCAAGCATGTTTTACGATTTTGAAACAGGTCCGGCATTTTATGAAGCCCCCATAGGAAAAATTGAAGGAACATTAGTCTTAAAGCGGCAGTACCGGATCAGGCAAAGTGAAATGGAATATATGATTGAAAGCTCCCTTAATATCGGCGATGAAATTTTGCAAAAAGAATTAAGCCAAAATTCCGATGACAAAATGAAGAACATCGTAGCAACCATTCAAAGGGAACAAAACGCCATTATCAGAAACGAAGCTGCAAAAGTATTGATTATACAAGGGGCGGCAGGCTCCGGAAAAACATCCATTGCATTGCACCGGGTGGCCTTTCTGTTGTACCGTTATAAAGAAACCCTGACATCCAATAACATTCTGATTATTTCTCCCAATAAAGTATTTGGGAGCTACATTTCAAATGTATTGCCTGAATTAGGGGAAGAAAATATTTTGGAAATGAGCTTTGAAGATATTACGGCAAGCATGATTGGGAAAAAGTATAAATACCAGACATTTTTTCAGCAGGTAGAAAGCTTATTGGATGATGAGAGCCCTGAAGCCATTGCCAGAATTAAATTTAAATCGACGAATAACTTTGTTGAACAACTCCAATCCTATCTGGAATATGCCGGGGATAAATATTTTGAGCCGGTAAACCTTGATTTTGGCGTTCTTTCTGTTTCAAAAGAAGACTTGCTTTTGCGTTATTATGCTTACAAAAGGCTGCCCATTAAAAAGCGGCTGGAGAAAATCGCCGATGATTTAATTGCAAAATGCAGAAGAGATGCTAAGCTTGCCCGTCAAATAAAAGGCAGCATTTTGAAGTTGTTTAAATTTTCCGATGCCGTATTACTGTATAAAAACTTTTACCGCCATATAAAACGGGAGGATTTATTTCAGTTTATCAGTAAAAATACATTTGAATTCTGTGATGTCTTCCCATTTGTATATACAAAAATGTATTTTGACGGGACAGGGCAGGACTATAAGGAAATACAGCACTTGCTGGTAGATGAAATGCAGGATTATACCCCTGTTCAATATGCGGTACTGGCAAAATTATTTTCCTGTAAAATGACGATTTTAGGAGACAGCAATCAAAGCGTCAATCCATATAGCTCATCAGCAGTTGAAAAAATACAGCCATACTTTGCCGGCTGTGATTTTATGGAATTGCACAAAAGCTATCGTTCAACAATTGAAATTACCGACTTTGCACAAAAAATTCAGGAAAATAAGAAGCTGATACCTATTGAACGGCATGGTGATAAACCAAGCATAACTGTATGCAATACGGAAAATGAACAATTTAATAAAATACAGAATGTAATTAATCAGTTCAAACAATCCGGCTATACCTCTTTGGGCATTATATGCAAGTCACAAAAACAAGCGGACCAATTATATAAAAAAGCCGGTGCTGTTTATGATGATATATCTCTGTTGGATTTTAACAGCAATGAATTTAAAGAAGGCATTATAATTTCATCTGTGCATATGTCCAAAGGGCTTGAATTTGATCAGGTAATTATACCTGATGCTTCAGATGATTGCTATAAAACACAGCTGGACAGAAGCCTCTTGTATATCGCCTGTACAAGGGCAATGCATAAACTGGATTTAACCTGTTACGGGAAGAAAACAAAATTTATATAA
- a CDS encoding helix-turn-helix domain-containing protein: MNCFDVAPGIQISYNDLNMDSCFQPIKPQQDFLQIDHCLEGCYEFELEGGSVSFLGEGDLCVTNLCRDKQVFVNSRIPLKRYRGITVLLEMETAQNTLRADFSQAEINLENIRASLCGDGRTLLIKSKHEVDHIFSELYRVDERIQRPYFWLKIVELLLFLTLLDSRSMHRPQQFSEETSQKTQEVYQYIIDNPFDKMTIADFAKQFHVAESSMKRCFKSIAGISIGTFMKVKKMEAAAGLLLSEQRLSIGEVAEAAGYENQGKFTAAFKSVHGVTPLAFRYKHW, encoded by the coding sequence ATGAATTGCTTTGATGTCGCTCCTGGCATTCAAATTTCATACAACGACCTCAATATGGATTCCTGCTTTCAGCCCATTAAGCCCCAGCAGGATTTTTTGCAGATTGATCATTGCCTGGAGGGGTGCTATGAATTTGAACTGGAGGGCGGCTCTGTCAGCTTTTTAGGAGAAGGCGACTTGTGCGTTACAAACCTGTGCCGGGACAAGCAGGTGTTTGTAAATTCCAGAATACCTCTGAAAAGATACCGGGGAATAACGGTCTTGCTTGAAATGGAAACGGCTCAAAACACCTTGAGGGCCGATTTCAGTCAAGCAGAAATAAATCTTGAAAACATCAGAGCCTCTCTATGCGGTGATGGCCGAACACTTCTCATTAAGTCCAAGCATGAAGTTGACCATATATTCAGCGAGCTTTATCGTGTGGATGAACGTATTCAACGACCATATTTCTGGCTTAAAATTGTTGAACTGTTACTGTTCCTGACTTTGTTGGATAGCCGTTCAATGCATCGGCCTCAACAGTTCTCGGAGGAAACTTCACAAAAAACCCAGGAGGTCTATCAATATATCATTGATAATCCCTTTGATAAAATGACGATTGCCGATTTTGCCAAACAATTTCATGTTGCGGAGTCCAGTATGAAGCGGTGCTTCAAATCCATCGCTGGTATTTCCATTGGAACCTTTATGAAAGTGAAGAAGATGGAAGCAGCGGCAGGGCTTCTCCTTTCGGAACAGAGACTTAGTATTGGTGAAGTAGCCGAAGCCGCAGGATATGAGAATCAAGGAAAGTTTACCGCTGCCTTTAAGTCTGTGCATGGTGTGACTCCACTGGCGTTTCGATACAAACATTGGTGA
- a CDS encoding ABC transporter permease translates to MDTASIGKRLVKRLLNFIIVIFGVVTLSFCLQLFTGTDPAEMIVRKQNVFASEEQIQAVRERLGLDAPFHERYLDYLSGVVRGDLGTAITNRKPVIDNIMEVLPITFFLIAMSMLWVMVFSVLVAALSVIFRGGIFDHTIRIVCIIGICVPSFWLALILLTAFAVEIPIFKVISDGSFKSLILPSVAMSFPITCISIRVLRASVLNELKSDYVLYARARGFTNYQIIYGEVLRNALPAAITLFAQYCAALFGTSALVESVFSIQGLGIYLMESCESMDIYGISGSILVSAVLFVLFNTAADILSGLICPAYRRRRV, encoded by the coding sequence TTGGATACAGCCAGTATTGGTAAACGCCTAGTTAAGCGCTTACTGAACTTTATTATTGTGATATTTGGGGTTGTGACATTAAGTTTTTGTCTGCAGCTTTTTACTGGAACCGACCCCGCGGAAATGATTGTGCGAAAACAAAATGTATTTGCATCGGAGGAGCAAATCCAGGCAGTTAGAGAGCGGTTGGGATTAGACGCGCCTTTTCATGAAAGGTATTTGGATTACCTGTCCGGTGTGGTGCGGGGAGACTTGGGAACAGCAATTACAAACCGCAAACCGGTGATAGACAATATTATGGAGGTACTGCCCATTACCTTTTTCTTGATTGCAATGTCGATGCTTTGGGTTATGGTATTCTCCGTTTTGGTTGCCGCACTCTCCGTTATATTCAGAGGGGGGATATTCGATCATACCATTCGCATCGTCTGCATTATCGGTATATGTGTCCCCAGCTTTTGGCTTGCACTAATTTTGTTGACAGCCTTTGCCGTGGAAATTCCCATATTCAAAGTGATTTCAGACGGCAGTTTTAAGTCTCTCATACTGCCGTCAGTTGCCATGTCCTTTCCTATCACCTGTATTTCCATAAGGGTGCTGAGGGCTTCGGTGCTGAACGAACTAAAAAGTGATTATGTTCTTTATGCCAGGGCCAGGGGCTTCACAAACTACCAAATCATCTATGGAGAAGTTTTGAGAAATGCACTGCCGGCAGCAATCACCTTGTTTGCCCAATATTGCGCTGCCCTGTTTGGCACATCGGCATTGGTCGAAAGTGTTTTTTCCATACAAGGCCTGGGCATCTACTTGATGGAATCCTGCGAAAGCATGGACATTTACGGAATATCCGGCTCAATCTTAGTGAGTGCGGTGTTGTTCGTGTTGTTCAACACAGCGGCAGATATTCTTTCCGGGCTGATCTGCCCTGCATACAGGAGGCGGCGGGTATGA
- a CDS encoding ABC transporter permease, with protein MRKNRQVIAGLLLIALFVVIGLSAPVLAPNDPNITDLTLKNASPSAEYPLGCDNMGRCELSRLIYGARYSLGLTIPVLIVLAAVSLFIGSYSSYKGGIIDEIIRLLCDILMAFPLIVIAMALTSSIDNSVASIIAAIGISMTAWFMRMVRSYAKTECGKEYVESARIAGASSLRIVVRHIIPNVLPQFIVYFTTGIASAILSVSSFSFLGVGLIAGTPEWGAMLNSARNSIYTNPGLIVYPGICLIVCCAGFNLLGEGLRDSIGKGERSNAA; from the coding sequence ATGAGAAAAAATAGACAAGTCATTGCAGGGCTTTTACTTATTGCTCTGTTTGTTGTCATTGGCCTGTCTGCGCCGGTTTTGGCCCCCAATGACCCGAATATCACAGACCTCACCTTAAAAAACGCCTCACCTTCTGCTGAATATCCTCTCGGCTGCGACAACATGGGGCGGTGTGAGCTTTCAAGGCTCATTTATGGCGCACGGTATTCCCTGGGACTTACCATTCCTGTGCTTATTGTGCTGGCAGCGGTGTCCTTGTTTATCGGTTCGTATTCCAGCTATAAAGGCGGGATAATTGATGAAATTATCAGGCTTTTGTGCGATATTCTCATGGCCTTCCCATTAATTGTAATTGCCATGGCCCTTACATCCTCCATTGATAATTCTGTGGCCAGCATCATCGCTGCGATAGGAATATCCATGACTGCGTGGTTCATGCGCATGGTTCGCTCCTATGCCAAAACGGAATGCGGAAAAGAATATGTGGAGTCTGCCCGTATTGCCGGAGCTTCCAGCCTGCGCATTGTGGTACGGCATATTATCCCTAATGTGCTGCCCCAGTTTATCGTATATTTTACAACAGGAATCGCATCGGCAATCCTGTCGGTTTCAAGCTTCTCCTTCTTAGGGGTGGGGCTGATAGCAGGAACACCGGAATGGGGCGCTATGCTCAACAGCGCAAGGAACAGCATTTACACCAACCCCGGCTTGATTGTTTATCCCGGCATCTGCCTGATTGTATGCTGCGCAGGCTTTAACCTTCTTGGTGAGGGGCTGCGGGACTCAATCGGAAAGGGGGAACGGTCCAATGCCGCTTGA
- a CDS encoding ABC transporter ATP-binding protein has protein sequence MPLDVRNLTISLTSGEKMVDNISFSIAKGEMLSIVGSSGAGKTTVCRTVMGLLDTNYIIQGRVDYSGENLLALAKGRLQKIYGKEVCYILQNPMTAFNPSVRIGKQLEKTYLKHNDDISKTEIFTQVEPILRRLGMEDTKRIWKSYPFALSGGMLQRVMIAAALMNSPRLLIADEVTTAIDACNRMGLMKELRKLCDEGMSVLFVTHDLRSAANSNQILIMNHGKMVEYGSTQKIMESPKEDYTKYLLGACRLERRERA, from the coding sequence ATGCCGCTTGATGTTCGTAATCTGACCATTTCCTTAACCTCCGGCGAAAAGATGGTTGACAACATTTCTTTTAGCATTGCCAAGGGGGAGATGCTCTCCATCGTCGGCAGTTCCGGCGCAGGCAAAACGACAGTCTGCCGGACCGTTATGGGATTGCTGGATACAAACTATATCATCCAGGGCAGGGTTGATTACAGCGGTGAGAATTTGCTGGCTCTTGCCAAAGGCCGATTGCAGAAGATTTATGGGAAAGAAGTCTGTTACATACTGCAAAACCCTATGACAGCCTTTAATCCGTCTGTTCGGATTGGAAAGCAGCTTGAAAAGACGTACCTTAAGCATAATGATGATATTTCAAAAACTGAGATTTTTACCCAAGTGGAGCCTATCCTGAGGCGCTTGGGAATGGAGGATACCAAACGGATTTGGAAAAGCTACCCCTTTGCCCTCTCGGGCGGGATGCTTCAACGAGTTATGATTGCAGCCGCCCTTATGAATAGCCCACGCCTCTTAATCGCCGATGAAGTGACAACGGCCATTGACGCCTGCAACAGAATGGGGCTGATGAAGGAATTGCGCAAGCTCTGCGACGAGGGTATGTCGGTTCTGTTCGTAACCCACGATTTGCGTTCAGCGGCTAACTCAAATCAAATTCTGATTATGAACCATGGAAAAATGGTGGAATACGGCAGTACACAGAAGATTATGGAAAGCCCCAAAGAGGACTATACAAAATATCTGCTTGGAGCCTGCCGCCTGGAAAGGAGGGAACGGGCATGA
- a CDS encoding ABC transporter ATP-binding protein, translated as MIEVKNLSCTFSYGMASTQLTAVSPITVSFQSGKRYAIVGESGSGKTTLARMIAGLQKPSCGNVYVDGNPVYTKAGNDHFRKVQLVQQNSASALDPKMTIGKSIEEPLVCFLRLDRLERRKRCGKLLELCNLPPGYYNRLPSELSGGEQKRVAIARALAVEPDCMIFDEATNGFDLPLRKKIIEEILDLQESLDFTLIFITHDMELAVAVADEIMVMQNSVLVEHTPFSGDTSVFHHEYSKILLFASGLT; from the coding sequence ATGATTGAAGTAAAAAATTTGAGCTGTACATTTTCTTATGGCATGGCGTCAACACAACTGACTGCCGTATCTCCAATTACAGTTAGCTTTCAAAGCGGCAAGCGGTATGCCATTGTAGGAGAATCCGGCTCCGGCAAAACCACCTTGGCCAGGATGATTGCAGGGCTGCAAAAACCGAGCTGCGGGAATGTTTATGTGGATGGAAATCCGGTCTATACCAAGGCCGGAAATGATCATTTTAGAAAAGTGCAGCTGGTACAGCAAAATTCAGCCTCAGCCCTTGACCCTAAAATGACAATAGGAAAATCTATTGAAGAACCCCTTGTCTGCTTTTTGCGGTTGGACAGATTGGAGCGCAGAAAACGGTGCGGAAAGCTTTTAGAGCTTTGCAACCTCCCGCCGGGTTATTATAACAGGCTCCCTTCCGAGCTGTCGGGCGGAGAACAAAAAAGAGTGGCGATTGCCAGGGCGCTGGCGGTGGAGCCTGATTGCATGATTTTTGATGAAGCAACCAATGGGTTTGACTTGCCGCTGCGGAAGAAAATCATAGAAGAAATTCTGGACTTACAGGAAAGCCTTGATTTTACTTTGATATTTATTACCCATGACATGGAATTAGCCGTTGCAGTGGCCGACGAAATCATGGTAATGCAAAACTCTGTTTTAGTGGAGCATACGCCTTTTTCGGGAGACACTTCGGTTTTTCATCATGAGTACAGTAAGATATTGCTTTTCGCAAGCGGTCTTACATAA
- a CDS encoding nickel ABC transporter substrate-binding protein produces MLNMKKLLVMLLSAVMIVSLAACSNGEKPSSSGTGEPQKIHLNLPESWGFESFYPIITPENSSSGYGITYYLTSFYDTLVDYDQNGKMVGSLAEEWSMNEDGTVYTFKLRQGVKFSDGTGLTSEDVVKSLLAVPVNLGQYNGGYGKLSTIIAGVTATDEYTVELHLTQPYYSTLRDLCLPNPFAIVSGDQLNDDLTVKEGFAASTYGTGPYVYQGDGDGKTYSFARNPHYWGDAPDVDSFSIKVIPDNDAKVLALQNGELDFISGITKISSESYAQMNDRNGFGAKADAKATQTYYMGYNLSSPIFGDQAVREAVTTAIDRESAVNQIFGGLYEKADTFFAKSLPYCGAEQKVYRFDLDKAAALLDSAGYTDRDGDGIREINGIRMSADFAYQTDSVANDDMVVYICDQLRKIGIELTPKPAPMMDWFAMVTGGNYGVTLFKTQGGYYDPANVISNMDPSMSMDPIVMQIGAYLPGGAKLIHEINSSPDEGRIREIYNTILTTMADNCLTTPIYYTHQVVLYNDKVADYTFPGDANFTSVQNITLK; encoded by the coding sequence ATGTTGAACATGAAGAAGTTACTTGTAATGCTGCTATCAGCCGTTATGATAGTTTCCTTAGCAGCCTGCTCAAATGGGGAGAAGCCATCCTCCTCCGGTACAGGCGAGCCGCAAAAAATACACTTGAATTTGCCTGAAAGCTGGGGCTTTGAATCCTTCTATCCCATCATCACCCCGGAAAACTCGTCCAGCGGATACGGTATTACCTATTATCTCACCAGCTTTTATGACACGCTGGTAGATTACGACCAGAATGGCAAAATGGTGGGTTCTTTGGCCGAGGAATGGTCAATGAATGAAGATGGCACGGTTTACACATTCAAACTCCGGCAAGGGGTGAAGTTCTCTGACGGAACAGGCCTGACCTCGGAGGATGTGGTAAAATCCCTGCTGGCTGTTCCGGTTAACCTGGGCCAATACAACGGCGGTTATGGAAAGCTCTCTACAATTATTGCCGGTGTGACGGCCACTGATGAATATACGGTAGAGCTGCATTTGACCCAGCCCTATTACAGCACCTTGCGGGATTTGTGCCTTCCCAATCCCTTCGCCATTGTTTCCGGTGATCAGTTGAATGACGATTTGACGGTGAAGGAAGGATTTGCGGCCTCTACTTATGGAACGGGACCGTATGTGTATCAGGGAGATGGGGATGGTAAAACCTACTCCTTTGCCCGTAACCCTCACTATTGGGGAGATGCTCCGGATGTGGACAGCTTCTCTATCAAGGTCATTCCAGATAATGATGCGAAGGTGCTGGCGCTTCAAAATGGAGAGCTGGACTTTATTTCAGGTATCACTAAAATATCTTCCGAAAGCTATGCGCAGATGAATGACAGAAATGGGTTTGGAGCTAAGGCAGACGCTAAAGCTACACAGACCTATTATATGGGCTACAATCTGAGCAGCCCCATTTTCGGAGATCAGGCGGTGCGGGAGGCAGTCACAACCGCCATTGATAGAGAAAGCGCCGTCAATCAGATTTTTGGCGGACTTTATGAGAAGGCTGACACCTTCTTTGCCAAATCCCTGCCCTACTGCGGTGCAGAGCAGAAGGTCTATAGGTTTGATCTGGACAAGGCCGCTGCATTGCTGGATAGTGCCGGATATACCGATAGGGACGGCGACGGAATCCGTGAAATAAATGGAATCAGGATGTCTGCGGATTTTGCATATCAGACTGATTCTGTTGCCAACGATGACATGGTGGTCTATATCTGCGATCAGCTTAGAAAGATTGGAATTGAACTTACTCCCAAACCGGCGCCTATGATGGATTGGTTCGCTATGGTAACCGGCGGGAATTATGGAGTTACGCTTTTCAAAACACAGGGCGGATATTACGATCCCGCAAATGTAATCAGCAATATGGACCCCAGTATGTCGATGGACCCGATTGTAATGCAGATTGGGGCATATCTCCCGGGAGGTGCAAAGTTAATCCATGAGATCAACTCGTCTCCGGATGAAGGCCGAATCCGGGAGATTTACAATACCATTTTAACCACCATGGCGGATAATTGTCTGACCACACCTATTTATTACACACACCAAGTTGTGTTGTACAATGACAAAGTGGCTGATTATACTTTCCCTGGCGACGCCAACTTTACATCCGTACAAAATATTACCCTCAAATAG
- a CDS encoding alpha/beta fold hydrolase: MRGLVLYGANCTLDVWDTLKNKLTVHNVTFVEYPHNITEKANCVSDITKWIYTIHGSEKFDFILGHSMGGIIGLELVADFGLRCDKVVLVESNLKPAKNFYRNLMLPSNMEQYGKKIISMIKEEARYYNENLKKVLQEEFDYTDYIRKINSKIYGIYGDRGQRCYTNRISDLCIDDDIVAKIDFRFVEDSCHMPMIENHEALESIIESILAE, encoded by the coding sequence ATGCGAGGATTGGTTTTGTATGGTGCAAACTGCACTCTTGATGTGTGGGATACGCTAAAGAATAAGTTAACAGTACATAATGTTACATTTGTAGAATATCCGCACAATATTACAGAAAAAGCAAACTGTGTTTCAGATATTACTAAGTGGATATACACTATTCATGGAAGTGAGAAGTTTGATTTTATTCTCGGACATAGTATGGGGGGAATTATAGGATTAGAATTGGTTGCAGATTTCGGGTTAAGATGTGACAAAGTAGTTCTTGTAGAGTCCAATTTGAAACCTGCTAAGAACTTTTACCGAAACTTGATGCTGCCTTCCAATATGGAGCAATATGGTAAAAAAATTATTTCTATGATAAAGGAAGAAGCAAGATACTATAATGAGAATTTAAAAAAGGTACTGCAGGAGGAGTTCGATTATACTGATTATATTAGGAAAATAAATTCTAAAATTTATGGAATATATGGAGATAGGGGCCAAAGATGTTATACCAATAGGATTAGTGATTTATGTATTGATGATGATATTGTTGCAAAAATAGACTTCAGATTTGTCGAAGATTCCTGTCATATGCCAATGATTGAAAATCATGAGGCATTAGAAAGTATCATAGAGAGTATTTTAGCAGAATGA